The nucleotide window ACGGCACCGATCCCAAGGCCTACAACGCCGAGGACCCGCACAAGGGCCACGACCACACCTTCTTCATTCAGCTCAGCCGCGACGTCTTCGCCGACTGACGGTGCCGGCCCGCCATGAGCGGAAACCGGGCAGCCTGGGGGCGGTGTGCCCCGAAGCGAGCGCGATCGCCGGCATCCGATGCGTCGTGTCGACCCCCCTTGAGACCGAGAGCAGCAACCTCGACGAGGTGTCGCTGTCGCCTCCAGCTGGCCCACGGCTTGACCGTGACGGAAGACGGGCGTTGATCACGGGCCTCCTGTCGGCGATGCCAGGCCACTCGGCGGGCCGTCTGAGCAGGACGCCACACGCCTCTGGGCGATGTCTACCGATCGCGGAAGCCTCAAATGCGGACGCCTATCGGCGGCACCGATCTCCAGAGCGCGTGGTCAGCACGCCGGCACTGCCGCGGTGAGCCTCTCCGCGCCGACTGGTCAGGATCTGTAGACGTCTCGGCGGTGACCCACGCTCACCACGAGCACGACGAGGCGACGGTCGTGCACCTCGTAGATGATCCGATAGTCACCGACCCGAACTCGGTAGGCGCGCTCCTCGCCCTTGAGGGCCACACACCCCGGCGGACGAGGCTCGTCTGCCAGCAGGTCGATCGCAGCTCGGATCCGCTGCTGCTCACGCCTGGGCAAACGGGCAAGCGACTTCACCGCTCGACGCGCGATGTGGACCTCATAGCGGCTCACGCCAAGCCCAGGTCCGCCTTGACCTCATCCCAAGGCACGTAGTCGTCCTCTTCCCGAGCGGCTTCGAGCTCGTATCGATCGATCGCGTCCTCAGCCGCCTCGACGACCTGGTCGTACAGGTCGGCGTCGAGGATCACGGCCACGCGTCGACCTCGCCGCGTGACATAGACGGGCTCGCGTGATCGCCTCGCCTCGTCGATGATCTCGGCAAGCCGGCTCCTCGCTTCGCTCACGGCGATATCGCTCATGTACGAATCGTACATGAAGCCTCGGCGGGGGCGCCTCCTCGGGCTCGGGCGCCTTCCACGGCAGAGGTCAGGGGTTCGAGTCCCTTTGCGCCCACCACGCGCCTGCGCCTTCCGGCGCTAGATCGCCAGCTCGCTCTTGGTGCGGCCCTGGCGGGACCAGTAGGAGTCGGTGCGCCCGAGGCGGAAGTGTGCGGGCTTCTCGTCGTCGGCCAGCAGCTCGGTCTCCAACCACAGGCGCTTGAGGTGGCGGACCTTGCCGCTGGCGCGGTCGTCCTCGTAGCCCTTGCGGGCGTGGAGCACGTGGTAGTTGTTGATGAACTGCATGTCGCCCGGCTGCAGAACCATGCTCACGTGGTGCTTCGGGTCGGCGCACATCTCGTCGACTCGGTCGAGGGCTTCCCGGGCCCGGTCGGAGATCAGCGGGGCATCCTCGTGGCGGGTCACCGAGTCGATGTACGGGCGGATGTAGCGCACGAAGAGCCGGGCGCCCTTCCGGCTGCAGATCGGCATCAGGTACCAGCTCTTCCCTCCTGGCGGCTGCTCGCCTCGGAGGTCGTAGGGATAGGGCTGGTAGAGCTCGGCGGCCAGCTCCGGGTCGGTGCGCACCAGCTCGTTGTGGATGGTGACGATGTTGGCCACCAAGCTGGCACCGCCTCGCAGGCCGGGGTCGAGGCAGAACAGCCCGACGAGGTCGGAGCCGTCGGAGTGGAAGGGGAACGGCACACCGCCGATCTCGTTGCCCCGTGAGGTCCCGTCGGTGTAGCTGCGTCCCTGGTCGGTCACATCGCCGAGCAGGTGGCCCTTGGCGTTCTGCGGCCAGGGCGCACCGAGGTGGGCACCGACGCCCCAGTAGATCGTCGACGCCCGCTCCTTCGAGTAGCGCTCCATGGGCAGACCGCGGATCAGCGTGACCCCCCGGCCGTTGATGAGCTCGTCGGTGATGCGGGCCAGCTCGGGGCCGAGGGTCGGGAGGGGGAAGTGGTCCTTGGTGACGTCGAGCACGTCGTCGCAGCGGCGCTCGGCTTCGTGGAGGGCGGCGTCGAGCTCGGACACGTGCTCGTCGCTGAGGTGGAAGACGTAGCTCTCGCCGAGGTCGTCACGGCGCCACTCGCACTGCTCCTCCAGCGGCTCGAGGTCGGACGGGTCGACGGCGGTGCTGGTCTCGGTCGTGGTCATCGGGAACCTCCGGTGGTGGGCGGGTCGTGCTCGCTCATGCGGGAGCTGCCTCGCGCAGTGCCGGGAGCACCTCGGTGCGCACCAGTCGGTCGGCCAAGCGGGATGCCTCACGGTCACCCCCGAACGTCGGTCCCGTGAGGACGAAGCGGTCGAGCCCGAGGCGAGCGAGCCCCTCGAGCCGCTCGACGCAGCGATCGGGCTTGCCGACGACGGCGAAGCGGTCGACGAAATCCGGCTCGAGGACGTCGGTGTGGGCGGCGTCGTTGCGCAGGTGCTGGTGGCTGTCGTAGCGATGCCCCACCTCGGCCACGACCGCCTTGTCCCTCTCGGCCAGGCCCGCCCCGGTGGAGCCCGGCATGGACGAGAAGTGGGCGAACGCGGCGACGCCGCCGGCGATCAGAGAGCGAGCCGTCTCTGCGTCGGGATGGCAGCCGATGTTGACGTAGGCGCCGAACGCCACCGCACCGGGCTCCCGGCCCGCGTCGGCCACGGCCGAGCGGGCAAGCTCGATGGCCCAGGCGAGCCGGTCGGGGTCGGCGCCGACGGCGAAGGTGATGCGGTCGGCGACGCGAGCGGCAAGGTCGATCACCTTCGGCCCGGACGCGGCCACGTCGAGGGGGACCTTCGCCTCCCGTGTCCGGTCCAGCCACCGGAGCCGGCTCGCGAACCCGTTCAGCTCCACCGAGCCACCCCGCAGGTAGGTCTGCAGCTCCTGCAACCGCTCGCCGAACGGGGCGACCGGCATGGGCGTGCGGCCCAGATGGAACAGGGCGGTGTCGCCCCGGCCGACGCCCAGCAGGAACCTCCCGCCCGACTCCTCCTGCACGGTGACGGCCACGTTGGCGAGAGCAGCGGGGTGGCGGGTGGCGAGGTTGGTCACGGCCGTGGCGAAGCGCAGCCTCTCCGTCACCCGGGAGGCGAGCGCCACGGCCACGAACGGGTCGCCGACCAGGTTCTGTGAGTCGGTGAAGGTGATGCCGTCCCATCCCGCCAGCTCGGCCCGCTCGGCCTGGCCCTCTGCGGTGCGCACCTCGGGGGTGCGGGTGCTCCACAGCTCCACGTCAGCGCTCCTCCCGGGGCGAGGACGGCGATCGGTCATCGCCGTCGGCGCGACGGTAGCGCGCCGGCCCGTCCCGCATCCTCGTGACCGCCCGCTCGACAGGTGCCGCGGACCGACGCCCGAGGAGAGGCCAGCGGCGTAGGGTCACGGCCATGAGCACCCACCCTTCGGCCCCTCGTCTCACCCCCTTGACCCTCGACGAGATGACCGACGACCAGCGCGAGCTGGTGGGCGCGGCGGGCCAGAGCCGACCGCTGAACATCTTCGCCACGCTGGTGCGTGCTCCAGGCCTCTACCGGCGGTGGTCGACCTTCGCCGGGAAGCTGCTACGAGGCGGCAAGCTGCCCGAGCGCGACCGCGAGCTGGTGATCCTGCGCACCGCGCTCCGCTGCGCCGCCGCCTACGAGTGGGGCCAGCACATCTCGATCGCCCGTGATGCCGGCCTCAGCGACGAGGAGATCCTCCGGGTCGCCGAAGGCCCGTCGGCCGACGGATGGAGCGACCACGACCGTGCCCTCGTCACCGCGGTCGACGAGCTCCACGATGCGCACTGCCTCGGCGACGCGACCTGGCAGGCGCTCGCATCGAGCTACACCGACCAGCAGATGATCGAGCTGACCTTCCTGTCCGGTCACTACGCCATGCTGGCCGGGGCGCTGAACTCCTTTGGCGTGCAACCCGAGGGGCCGCTCCCCGGCCTGGGCGAGGTCTGAGGTGAGCGACGGGGGACGGCTGGCGGGCAAGACGGCGGTGGTCGTCGGTGCCGGCCAGACTCCGGGCGAGACGGTGGGCAACGGCCGCGCCACCGCCCTCACGTTCGCTCGCGAGGGCGCCCGCGTCTTCGCGGTCGACCGCGACAGGGAGTCGCTCGACGAGACCGTCGCCATGATCCGCGAGGCGGGCGGTGAGGTGACGGCGCACGTGGCATCCATCGGGCCCGAGGAGGTGTGCCGCAGGATGATCGAGGCGGCCCACGCCGCGCTCGGCCGGATCGACATCCTCCACAACAACGTGGGCATCGGGGCAGGCGACGCTGGAGTCTCGTCGCTCGAGGAGCGGGCCTGGGACCGGATCATGGACGTCAACCTCAAGGCCATGTGGCTGACCTGCAAGCACGTGCTGCCGGTGATGCGGGACCAGCGGGCCGGGGCCATCGTCAACATCTCGTCCATCGCCGCGATCGAGGTGCCGGGCAATCTCGTGGCTTACAAGATCTCCAAGGCCGGTGTGAACGCCCTGACGCAGTCCCTCGCCGCCAGCAACGCCCGGTTCAACATCCGTGCCAACGCCATCATGCCGGGGCTGATGGACACGCCCATGGCAGTCGACGCCGCAGCACGTGCCTCGGGCCGGACCCGCGACGAGATCGCCGCCGCCCGGGCCGCGGTCGTGCCGCTCGGCCACCAGGGGACCGCGTGGGACGTCGCCAACGCCGCCCTGTTCCTCGCGTCGGACGAGTCGGCCTTCGTGACCGGGGTGCTCCTCTCTGTCGACGGCGGCCAGTCGCTCTGACCCGCTGCCGACGATCAGTCGGTGGTGGCACGCGACCTGCGCCGCATGGTGACCACCGACAGCGCCAGGACCACCGGATAGATCTCCAGGCGGCCGAGGAGCATCTGGAGCATGGTGACGAGGCGGGCCGTCCACGGCAGCGCCAGGTAGTCCCCCGCCGGGCTCACGGCGCCGAGGCCCGGGCCGACGTTGCCGAAGCTGGAGGCCGACGCCGAGAACGAGGTGATCATGTCGGGCCCGGTGAGGGCGATCAGCACGGCACCGCCGCCAAAGATCACCAGCGCCAGGATCATGAAGCCGACGATCCGCGTGGCGATCTCCTCGGGGATGGCGCGGTCGCCGACGCGCACCGGGCGCACGAGGCGAGGGTGGAGCTGGCTGAGGGCAGCGCGATGTGCGTAGCTGGCGACAGCGAGGAGCCGGACGATCTTCACCCCGCCGGCGGTCGAGCCGGCCATCGCCCCGAGGGGCAGCAGCACCATGACGATGAGCTGCGCCCCCTGGCTCCACCCTCCGAAGTCGGCCGTGGCGTAACCGGTCGTCGAGACGACCGACGTGATCGAGAACAGCGAGGCGCGAGCGTGCTCCCCCATGGGCGATTCGACGTCGGCGACGACGAACACCACGCCTGACGCGATCAGCACCAGCGCGGCATAGGCGCGGAACTCGGTCGAGCGGAGCAGCGGGCTCGGGCGGCCGCGCAGCGCCCGGTAGTAGAGGGCGAAGCTGCCACCAGCCAGGAACATGGCCGTGATGGCGATCCACTCGACCGCTGCCGATTCGAAGTGCGCGAGCGACGCGTCGTGCGGTGAGAACCCGCCTGTCGACACGGTCGTGAAGGCGTGGGCGACGCCGTCGAAGATGCTCATCCCGGCGGCCAGGTAGGCGACGGCGACCACCGCCGTGAACCCGGCGTAGACCGACCAGAGGTTGCGCGCCGTCTGACGGACCTTCGGCGTCAAGCGCTCGCCGGGTGGGCCGGGTGCTTCGGCGGTCATGAGGCTCATCGCCCCGCTGCCGACGGTGGGCAGGACCGCGATGACCAGCACGATCACCCCCATGCCCCCGATCCACTGGGTCATCGCCCGGTAGAGCAGCAGCCCCTGTGACGTCTCCGAGATCGGCCGCAAGATCGTGGCGCCGGTCGTGGTGAAGCCGGAGATCGACTCGAACAGCGCCTGGTCGAACGACGTGAGGCGACCCGACACCAGATACGGTGCGGCGCCGACGACGGCGAGGGCGACCCAGGCCATGGTGACGGTCAGGAAGACCCCGAGGCTGCGCACCTCCTTCGGGACGACGGTGCTGCGCCAGACCACCAGGCCGATGACCGTCGTGGGAACGCCGCACACGGCGAGGGCGGCGACATCGGGCCCGCCGTCGATCCGGTCGACCATCGCGGCGATCATCATGGCCACCCCGGCCACCGTGGCCGACAGCGCGGCGACGTGGATGGGCAGGGACGGGCGCGGCTGGGATGGCACCAACCAGCCCCTGGCGCCCTCCAGGATCATGCGGTGAGGTGCTGACTGGCCTTGTGCAGGTCGCTGGCGCGGGCGAACACCACGACCTTGTCACCGGCGACCAGCCTCGTCGGACCGCGCACGATCTCCACCGTGCCGTCAGCGTGCACCGCGGCACCCAGGAGGACCGAGCGCGATACGTGGAGATCCGCCACGACGGCGCCGTCGGCGGGGCTCCCCGGAGCGACGGTGAACTCGTTGACCTCCACGTCGCTCTCCAGGAACGTGGCCACCGAGCCGCCACCGCCGCGCATCTCGCGCAGAACCGCGTTCGCCGACGCCGTCCGGGGGCTGAGGGTCGCGTCGATCCCGAACTTGCCCACAAGGGGCAGCAGCGCCAGCCGGTGCATCACCGCGACGGTGAAGCCGGACCCCTCCGCGGCGGCGTAGGCGCAGGCGAGCACGTTGGCGGTGTCCTCGCCAGAGGTCGCGACCACCACGTCCATCGTCGCGATCGACTCCTCGGACAGCAGCGCCACGTCGGTGATGTCGCCGTGGATGACCCGCACCTTCGGCGACGCGGCTGCGAGGTGCTGTGCCCGGACGAGGTCGCGCTCGATGATCACCACCTCGGCACCCTCGGCCGACATGGCCGTGGCGACCATCGACCCCACCGCGCCCCCGCCGAGGATCATCAAGCGACGCACCCGCCGGCTGACGGCGCCGATCAGCTGCAGGGTCTCGCGGCGAGCGACCTTGGTGGTCAGCACCCGCACGTGGTCACCGACCTCGAGCACCTCGTCGCCCCGGGGGATGATGGTCTCACCACCTCGGGTCACCGCCCCGAAGAGGAACTGCCAGTGCGGCTCGAACTCCGCCCCGACCTCGCTCAGCCGACGGCCGGCCACCGCCGAGCCCGACCGGATGACCGCACCGATGACCACCAGCTCCCCACCGACCATGGGGTAGACCTCGTCGGCGCCGGACAGGTGGGCGAGCTCGAGGATCTCCTCGGCCGTGTCGGCGTCGGGGTCGATCACCACGTCGGCCCCGACAGCCAACAGCAGCTCCCGCCCCGCCGGACCCCGCAGCTCCTCGGTCTGGACCCGCACGACCGTCTTCGGGACGCCCGCGCCCTTGGCGAGGAGCGAGGCGATGAGGTTGACCTCGTCGCTCTGGGTCACCCCCGCCAGCAGCGAGGCGCGCTCGATGCCCGCCTCGGCCAGCACCGAGGGGTGGCACCCGTTCCCCACGATGACCTGGATGTCGAGGTCCTCACCGATGGCGCTCGCCGTGGACTCGTCCTGCTCGATCACGACCACGTCGTGCTCGGTGCCCAGACGCTCCGCCAGGTACCACCCAACCTCACCGGCTCCGACGATGACCACGTGCACCGCCGCAGTCTTGCGGGTAGGAGGGGGTACCGGGCGCCATGCCACGGGAAGGACTCGCCCGGGGCTCCCGCCGGCGTCGTGCCGCCCTCGTAGGATCAGGGCATGAGCATCGACCTGCCGCCCCGCTGGGACGTGAGCGACGTCTTCCCCGATCTCGGCTCGCGCCAGTTCGCCGCCGCCCGTGAGGAGCTCGGCGCCGAGCTGACCCGGCTGTCAGGCCTCTACGACGAGCACGACGTGCGGGGTGGTGAGACCCGCCCCGTCGACGAGGTGACCGTGGAGGCCTTCGAGTCCGTGCTGGACGCGACCAACGACGTGCTCGAGCGGGTGCGCGTCCTGTACGCCTTCATCTCGTCGTTCGTCACCACCGACGCGCGCCACGACCTCGCCCAGGGAGAGCTGTCGTCGTTGCAGGCCGAGCTGGCGGAGCTGTCCAAGCTGCGGAGCCGCTTCGACGCATGGGTCGCCGTACTCGGCGACGAGGAGCTCACGAAGCGCTCCCAGCTCGCCGCCGACCACGCCTACCCCCTCGAGCGGGCGACGGTGCGCTCCACCCACCAGATGACCGAGCCCGAGGAAGCCCTCCAGGCCGACCTCTCCCTCACCGGCTCCAGCGCGTGGCAGCGGCTCTACACCACCTTCACCTCCCAGCTCACCGCCGCCGTAGCCGGCGAGGAGCTGCCGATGAGCCAGGTGCGCGGCCTCGCATACGACGCCGACACCGAGCGGCGACGGGAGGCCTTCGACGCCGAGCTGGGAGCCTGGCGGGCCAGCTCGGTGCCCGTCATCGCCGCCCTCAACGCCATCAAGGGGGAGGCGTCGACCCTGAACCGCAGGCGAGGGTTCGCCGACGACCTCGAGCCCGCCCTGCTCTCCAACGGGGTCGACCGCCAGACCCTGGAGGCCATGCAAGGCGCCTGCGTCGATGCCTTCCCCGACTTCCGCCGCTACCTGCGTACCAAGGCCGGGATCCTCGGCCACGAGGGTGGTCTGCCGTGGTGGGACCTGTTCGCGCCGGTCGGCGGCGAGCCGTCGCAGACGTGGTCGGAGGCCACCGCCGCGGTCACCTCCTCGTTCGGCTCCTACTCACCGCAGCTCGAGCGCCTCGCCCGCCGGGCCGTCGACGAGCGGTGGATCGACGCCGAACCCCGCGACGGCAAGCGCGACGGTGCCTTCTGCATGGGCTTCGACGGCGACCGGTCGCTCGTGCTCATGAACTTCGACGGCTCGGCGCGCGACGTCTCGACCCTCGCCCACGAGCTCGGCCACGCCTACCACAACGTGACGCTCGCAGACCGGACGCCGATGCAACGCCAGCTCCCCATGGCCCTTGCCGAGACGGCCAGCATCTTCTGCGAGACCATCCTCATGCAGGACGGCCTCGCCGCCGCGACCGGCGACGAGCGCCTCGGCCTGATCGAGGGCGACCTCCAGGCCTCGTGCCAGATCGTCGTCGACATCCACAGCCGCTTCCTGTTCGAGCGCGCCTTCGGCGAGGCACGCGCCAAGCGGACGGTGTCGGCCGACGAGGCGTGCGCCCTCATGGCCGAGGCCCAGGAGGCCACCTACGGCGACGGCCTCCACGACGAGCACCGCCACCCGTGGATGTGGGCGGCCAAGCCGCACTACTACTCCAGCGCCTTCTACAACTGGCCGTACACGTTCGGGCTGCTGTTCGGTCTCGGCCTCTACGCCCGCTACCAGGCCGACCCGGAGCGGTTCCGGGCCGGCTACGACGACCTGCTCTCGTCCGTCGGCCTCGCCGGAGCCGCCGACCTCGCCGCCCGGTTCGACATCGACGTGCGCGACCGTGCCTTCTGGGACGCCAGCCTCGACGTCATCCGGACCCGCATCGACGACTTCGAGAAGCTCGCCGCGCTGCCTACCTGAGGGCAGTCAGCAGCGGCTGGGCGCGGTGCCCGGACCGGGCCCGGCCCGTGCAGGCAGCTCACCGCCGGTGGTGGTCGGCGGCGATGATCGGGTCCGCGCACCGTCCGGCGAAGGCTGCGGTGTGGGTGCGAAGCGTCGTTCGGCGAGGGGGTCGTACTTCGCCATGCGCTTGGCGACGCTTCGGCGTAGGGGTTGGACGGTGGTGGTCACCGCGGTCCCCCACTGGTTGAAGAACGTCAGGGTGGCGTTGGGGTCGCCGCTGATGCGCCACCCGTGGTTGTGGATGTTGTTGTGGCAGGTCCAGCACAACGCCACCAAGTTGTCGAGGTCCGTCGGTCCGCCTCGTGACCAGTGCCAGAGGTGGTGGATCTGGTGGATGGGCCCGCCGCAGCAGCGGCAGCGACCGTCACGCCGCGTCACCAGCCGGCGCAGCCAGCGGGGAACCACCCGCTCGGCGCGCCCGACCCCGACCGCTTCGCCGTTGATCGTCATCACGAACTGCACCCGACCGCCGCACGCGAACCGCAAGAGCACGCAGTTGTGCTGCACACCCCAGGTAGGAACGAGCTGCGCACCGCTCGGTCAGTCGTCCTCGAAGCCGATGAGCGGGGCATCGCCCTCGCAGTGACGGGAGGTCGCGCCCCTAAGGTCATCCCCCTCGGGATGGTCGTCAAAGGGATCACCCAGCCACTGCAGCCGCTCGTAGCAGGTGGCCCGCTGCTGTTCCACGATGAGGGAATCCGTCCGGTCGATTAGCTGACCGAGTCGAACAACGCCGACGACGGCGAGCACTGCCAGGACCGCGAGAAGGGCAACGGCCACCCACGTGGGTGAGAGCCCGGCGCTTCGCTCGAGCGAGAGCTCGGTCTGATCGTCCGGCAGGTTCACCCGGTGATCGTACGTCGGCGCCTTGAGATGACCTGCGAGGATGGGGCCGTCGCCGGATGCTGAGGGATGGACAGGCCATGGAGCTTCGACCGTCCACGCCGGGAGATGCGGCATCGTTGTCGTTGGTGCATGCCGCGACGTGGAGGGCCACCAACGTCGGTCAGGTGCCCGAAGTGCTGGCGGAGGAGCGAGTCGTGAAGGCGCGGAACAGGACTGGGTCAGCTACACCGAGAAGCGTGTCGCCGCTGGTGGAGGCGTCTTGGTGGTCGCCGACGAACACGATGTCGTCGGGTTCTGCGAGTACGGACCGACCGAGGACGCCCCACTCTCATGGCGGTTCCTTCCACTCCCTGGCCCGCGGCGGTCGTGAAACGCAAGGAATCGCCACGAGAACCTGGGGACGGGCGTTTGGTCGCGGGCCTGTGGGACGACGGGCTAGCCGGCAGCAGGAGCGGGGTGGCCCATTTCGGGCCATTGGTGGCTAGGATCGGGCCGATGGCGAACGTCGAACTCGAACGGGTCGAGGCGCTGGAGCTGCTCGGGATGGTGTTGGCACACCTGAACGACGCTGAGGCTCGACGCGAGATGTCGGCAAGGGTTCCGATGCTGATGGGCATCCGGAACAAGTTGGCTGCATCGCTCCGGGAGGAACAATGACCTACAGCGAGGCCCAGGTGACCGCGGCGAACACCGCGATCGACAAGTACCGCTCCGGGGAGGAAGGAGAGGTTGGCGCCGCGCTTGCGGTGGTCGGTCTCAGCGCCGAGCGAGCCGCACGCGAAGCCGCCATCCGCGATGACATGATCCGGGTCGCTCATCGAGCCGGGGCATCTCTGCGTCAGCTCGCCGAGGTGTCCGGGCTCAATCGCAAGACGGTGACGACCATCGTCGAGGCCGACGTCTCGGCCTGACCGGCAGGGGCGCATTGGCGCCTCGCAGGTGGCTCGGTCTACGCCGGGTCGACGCTCGCGCCGCCGTCTTCGCCCGCCAGGGCGGTGGCGGGCGTGGAGGCGAGGGCGCCGGTCTCGATCAGCTCGCGCACCGCCGGCACCGGGTCGGGGTCGGAGAAGAGACGGCGGTCGCCATAGTCGGCGTCGCGGCCGGTCGGGTCGATGACCCACCACGAGGCCTCGAGGGCGATGCCGTTCGGGTCGGTGAAGTAGATGGAGCGCACGAAGACGTGGTCGACGACATCGGTGACGGCGCACCCGTGGGCCTTGAGGCGGGCGGCGAGCTCCTCGAGGGCGTGCTCGTCGGCGAGGTTGAACGCCAGGTGGTCGAACTGCGCCGCTCTCGGGTCGGGGACCCCGGCGGGCTTCGAGAACGGCTCGATCTTGGCGTTGCGGTACTCGAAGAAGGCCACGGTCTGCTCGGGGCCGAAGTCGAAGAAGTAGTGCCGGAAGCTGGCAGCGCCGATGGTGGTCACGAGCCTGGCTCCCAGCACGCCGTGCCAGAAGCGGACCGTGGCATCCATGTCGGTCGTCACCAGCGCCAGGTGGTTGATGCCCCGCCAACGGGGCTGCACGGAGGTCATGGCTCCACGGTACGGCCCGATCGGCCACCTTGCTCCGCCCAGCGGAGCAGGTCGGATGGCGCGGCGGCTCCCTCGCTCAGACGGGGCTCCCGTACCGGGCGACCAATTCGGGGATCCGGGGAAGGAAGCTGACCTTGTCGAAGCAGGCAGTGGCGCCTCGCCGCCGGGTCTGCTCGAACACGTCGACCGGCGCCTGCCCGCTCACCACGAGCACCACGGCATGCGGGCAGCGACGTCGGAGCTCGGGCAGGGTCGCCATGCCGTCGCGCTCGGGCATGAAGAGGTCGAGGATGACGACGTCGGGCGTGTGGCGCTCGACGCAGGCGATGCAGTCGTTGCCATCGACGGCCTCGACCACCTCGGCGCCCTCGTCCTCGAAGGCCATCCGGAACAGGGTGCGGATGGGCGCCTCGTCGTCGCAGATGAGGACAAGCACACCTCCAGGTAAGCAACAGCGCTGCGTGCCGACCATGGCCCGTTCGGGTGGTCGTGCGGAGTGGTTGACCATCTGCGACATCGGCGCGACGATCGACCTACCGGCTCGTGAACAGATTCACGAGCGATGGAGGTACCACGTGACCGAGCGCAAGCCGCCGGGGGTCCGGTGGGAGGGGTGGGTCGACCGCATCGTCCGGGAGGGCCGCGAGCGGGGCGACTTCGACGACCTCCCCGGGACGGGCAAGCCCCTCCCCGACCTCGACCGCCCTCGTGACGAGATGTGGTGGGTCAAGCAGCTGCTCCAACGTGAGCAGGTGACCGTGACCCCGCCGACGATCGCCGTCCGCCGGGAGCTCGAGGAGGCACGGGCGCTGATCGCCGGGCTGGACGACGAAGGCCGGGTCCGGGAGGTCGTCGA belongs to Acidimicrobiales bacterium and includes:
- a CDS encoding TrkH family potassium uptake protein translates to MPSQPRPSLPIHVAALSATVAGVAMMIAAMVDRIDGGPDVAALAVCGVPTTVIGLVVWRSTVVPKEVRSLGVFLTVTMAWVALAVVGAAPYLVSGRLTSFDQALFESISGFTTTGATILRPISETSQGLLLYRAMTQWIGGMGVIVLVIAVLPTVGSGAMSLMTAEAPGPPGERLTPKVRQTARNLWSVYAGFTAVVAVAYLAAGMSIFDGVAHAFTTVSTGGFSPHDASLAHFESAAVEWIAITAMFLAGGSFALYYRALRGRPSPLLRSTEFRAYAALVLIASGVVFVVADVESPMGEHARASLFSITSVVSTTGYATADFGGWSQGAQLIVMVLLPLGAMAGSTAGGVKIVRLLAVASYAHRAALSQLHPRLVRPVRVGDRAIPEEIATRIVGFMILALVIFGGGAVLIALTGPDMITSFSASASSFGNVGPGLGAVSPAGDYLALPWTARLVTMLQMLLGRLEIYPVVLALSVVTMRRRSRATTD
- a CDS encoding SDR family NAD(P)-dependent oxidoreductase, encoding MSDGGRLAGKTAVVVGAGQTPGETVGNGRATALTFAREGARVFAVDRDRESLDETVAMIREAGGEVTAHVASIGPEEVCRRMIEAAHAALGRIDILHNNVGIGAGDAGVSSLEERAWDRIMDVNLKAMWLTCKHVLPVMRDQRAGAIVNISSIAAIEVPGNLVAYKISKAGVNALTQSLAASNARFNIRANAIMPGLMDTPMAVDAAARASGRTRDEIAAARAAVVPLGHQGTAWDVANAALFLASDESAFVTGVLLSVDGGQSL
- a CDS encoding carboxymuconolactone decarboxylase family protein, which produces MSTHPSAPRLTPLTLDEMTDDQRELVGAAGQSRPLNIFATLVRAPGLYRRWSTFAGKLLRGGKLPERDRELVILRTALRCAAAYEWGQHISIARDAGLSDEEILRVAEGPSADGWSDHDRALVTAVDELHDAHCLGDATWQALASSYTDQQMIELTFLSGHYAMLAGALNSFGVQPEGPLPGLGEV
- a CDS encoding type II toxin-antitoxin system RelE/ParE family toxin → MSRYEVHIARRAVKSLARLPRREQQRIRAAIDLLADEPRPPGCVALKGEERAYRVRVGDYRIIYEVHDRRLVVLVVSVGHRRDVYRS
- a CDS encoding LLM class flavin-dependent oxidoreductase, yielding MELWSTRTPEVRTAEGQAERAELAGWDGITFTDSQNLVGDPFVAVALASRVTERLRFATAVTNLATRHPAALANVAVTVQEESGGRFLLGVGRGDTALFHLGRTPMPVAPFGERLQELQTYLRGGSVELNGFASRLRWLDRTREAKVPLDVAASGPKVIDLAARVADRITFAVGADPDRLAWAIELARSAVADAGREPGAVAFGAYVNIGCHPDAETARSLIAGGVAAFAHFSSMPGSTGAGLAERDKAVVAEVGHRYDSHQHLRNDAAHTDVLEPDFVDRFAVVGKPDRCVERLEGLARLGLDRFVLTGPTFGGDREASRLADRLVRTEVLPALREAAPA
- the trkA gene encoding Trk system potassium transporter TrkA; its protein translation is MHVVIVGAGEVGWYLAERLGTEHDVVVIEQDESTASAIGEDLDIQVIVGNGCHPSVLAEAGIERASLLAGVTQSDEVNLIASLLAKGAGVPKTVVRVQTEELRGPAGRELLLAVGADVVIDPDADTAEEILELAHLSGADEVYPMVGGELVVIGAVIRSGSAVAGRRLSEVGAEFEPHWQFLFGAVTRGGETIIPRGDEVLEVGDHVRVLTTKVARRETLQLIGAVSRRVRRLMILGGGAVGSMVATAMSAEGAEVVIIERDLVRAQHLAAASPKVRVIHGDITDVALLSEESIATMDVVVATSGEDTANVLACAYAAAEGSGFTVAVMHRLALLPLVGKFGIDATLSPRTASANAVLREMRGGGGSVATFLESDVEVNEFTVAPGSPADGAVVADLHVSRSVLLGAAVHADGTVEIVRGPTRLVAGDKVVVFARASDLHKASQHLTA
- a CDS encoding type II toxin-antitoxin system Phd/YefM family antitoxin encodes the protein MYDSYMSDIAVSEARSRLAEIIDEARRSREPVYVTRRGRRVAVILDADLYDQVVEAAEDAIDRYELEAAREEDDYVPWDEVKADLGLA
- a CDS encoding TauD/TfdA family dioxygenase, with amino-acid sequence MTTTETSTAVDPSDLEPLEEQCEWRRDDLGESYVFHLSDEHVSELDAALHEAERRCDDVLDVTKDHFPLPTLGPELARITDELINGRGVTLIRGLPMERYSKERASTIYWGVGAHLGAPWPQNAKGHLLGDVTDQGRSYTDGTSRGNEIGGVPFPFHSDGSDLVGLFCLDPGLRGGASLVANIVTIHNELVRTDPELAAELYQPYPYDLRGEQPPGGKSWYLMPICSRKGARLFVRYIRPYIDSVTRHEDAPLISDRAREALDRVDEMCADPKHHVSMVLQPGDMQFINNYHVLHARKGYEDDRASGKVRHLKRLWLETELLADDEKPAHFRLGRTDSYWSRQGRTKSELAI